In one Roseburia intestinalis L1-82 genomic region, the following are encoded:
- a CDS encoding virulence RhuM family protein, protein MNFQGNILIYQNEKGDTKVDAYFNDSTIWMTQKSISQLYQTSPQNVTLHIKNIYADGELYEEATCKDYLQVQSEGSRTVQRKVKIYNLDMILAIGYRVRNNIGIHFRNWSSSVLSEYMKKGFVLNDERLKNPKKFGSDYFDELLERIRDIRSSEKRVYLKVRDIFATSVDYDPHCEQADLFFKTVQNKLHYSVHGHTAPELIVERADASKKNMGLTSFKGAKVRKSDITIAKNYLTQEELENLNRIVTMYLDYAEDQAKRHIPMYMNDWENRLDAFLQFTGRSVLDNAGHISREAADKFVNEQYALFDHNRHCLESEDSMELDALPILPKK, encoded by the coding sequence TTGAATTTTCAAGGAAATATTCTAATTTATCAAAATGAAAAGGGGGATACAAAAGTTGATGCTTATTTCAACGATTCCACTATATGGATGACACAAAAAAGTATTTCCCAACTTTATCAGACTTCTCCTCAAAATGTGACATTACATATAAAAAATATATACGCTGATGGAGAATTATATGAAGAAGCAACTTGTAAGGATTACTTACAAGTTCAATCTGAAGGGAGCAGAACTGTTCAGAGAAAAGTAAAAATATATAATCTTGATATGATTCTTGCAATCGGATATCGTGTACGAAATAATATCGGAATACATTTTCGAAACTGGTCCTCATCCGTTCTCTCCGAATATATGAAAAAAGGATTTGTTCTTAATGATGAACGTTTAAAAAATCCAAAAAAATTTGGTTCCGACTACTTCGATGAACTTCTTGAACGTATCAGAGATATTCGTTCTTCTGAAAAACGTGTTTATTTAAAGGTTCGTGACATATTTGCTACATCTGTTGATTATGATCCACATTGTGAACAGGCAGATCTTTTTTTCAAAACCGTTCAGAATAAACTTCATTATTCCGTTCATGGGCATACTGCACCAGAACTAATTGTTGAACGTGCTGATGCTTCCAAAAAAAATATGGGTCTTACTTCATTCAAAGGTGCGAAAGTAAGGAAATCAGATATAACCATTGCCAAAAACTATTTAACTCAGGAAGAACTTGAAAATTTAAACAGAATTGTCACCATGTATCTTGATTATGCAGAAGATCAGGCTAAACGTCATATTCCAATGTATATGAACGATTGGGAAAACCGCTTAGATGCATTCTTACAGTTTACTGGCAGAAGTGTTTTAGATAATGCCGGACATATTTCCAGAGAAGCTGCCGATAAATTTGTCAATGAACAGTATGCCCTTTTTGATCATAACCGTCATTGTCTAGAATCTGAAGATTCAATGGAATTGGATGCATTACCTATTCTTCCAAAAAAATAA